In one Epinephelus moara isolate mb chromosome 6, YSFRI_EMoa_1.0, whole genome shotgun sequence genomic region, the following are encoded:
- the LOC126391424 gene encoding methyltransferase-like protein 27 isoform X2, translated as MSVPCRTQTDARVAFQSCKSSDPKDRVEFYDSWLENYEKDATLLSYRSPHLAVDFLSENFSGSPEEARVLDVACGSGWVAKLMVKLGFRHFVGVDGSKGMLEQAAKTGLYQDLKLALLGPEPLPAPTGIFDVVIVAGGMGVGFIPASVVRKFCDAAKPGGFVCISKGDHTATPSIEYRKELERELQLMEDEGLWSPVGVKETDKYMKNPHLNAERVKELQQEERYISGRVYLYKKSIH; from the exons ATGTCGGTCCCTTGCAGAACTCAGACCGATGCCAGGGTTGCTTTTCAATCCTGTAAAAGTTCTGATCCAAAAGATCGAGTTGAGTTCTACGACAGCTGGTTAGAAAACTATGAAAAG gatGCTACCCTGTTGAGCTACAGATCACCACACCTGGCAGTAGACTTCCTGTCTGAAAACTTCTCTGGGAGTCCTGAAGAAGCTCGGGTTCTGGACGTCGCCTGTGGGTCTGGATGGGTCGCTAAACTG ATGGTTAAACTGGGCTTCAGGCACTTTGTGGGAGTGGACGGCAGTAAAGGCATGCTGGAACAAGCTGCAAAGACTGGCCTCTATCAGGACCTCAAACTGGCCCTACTGGGACCAGAACCACTGCCTGCACCGACTG GTATATTTGATGTGGTGATCGTCGCTGGTGGTATGGGTGTTGGTTTCATACCGGCCAGTGTTGTCAGGAAGTTCTGCGATGCTGCCAAACCAG GAGGTTTTGTCTGCATTTCAAAAGGTGACCACACAGCAACACCATCAATTGAATACAGGAAGGAActggagagagagctgcagctgatGGAGGACGAGGGACTGTGGAGTCCAGTAGGAGTCAAAGAGACGGACAAATACATGAAAAACCCACATCTGAATGCTGAGAGAGTCaaggagctgcagcaggaggagcgATACATTAGCGGGAGAGTTTATCTCTACAAGAAATCCATCCATTAA
- the LOC126391424 gene encoding methyltransferase-like protein 27 isoform X1 produces MTLNRKVRHLIMSVPCRTQTDARVAFQSCKSSDPKDRVEFYDSWLENYEKDATLLSYRSPHLAVDFLSENFSGSPEEARVLDVACGSGWVAKLMVKLGFRHFVGVDGSKGMLEQAAKTGLYQDLKLALLGPEPLPAPTGIFDVVIVAGGMGVGFIPASVVRKFCDAAKPGGFVCISKGDHTATPSIEYRKELERELQLMEDEGLWSPVGVKETDKYMKNPHLNAERVKELQQEERYISGRVYLYKKSIH; encoded by the exons ATGACGCTGAACAGAAAG gttcGTCACCTCATCATGTCGGTCCCTTGCAGAACTCAGACCGATGCCAGGGTTGCTTTTCAATCCTGTAAAAGTTCTGATCCAAAAGATCGAGTTGAGTTCTACGACAGCTGGTTAGAAAACTATGAAAAG gatGCTACCCTGTTGAGCTACAGATCACCACACCTGGCAGTAGACTTCCTGTCTGAAAACTTCTCTGGGAGTCCTGAAGAAGCTCGGGTTCTGGACGTCGCCTGTGGGTCTGGATGGGTCGCTAAACTG ATGGTTAAACTGGGCTTCAGGCACTTTGTGGGAGTGGACGGCAGTAAAGGCATGCTGGAACAAGCTGCAAAGACTGGCCTCTATCAGGACCTCAAACTGGCCCTACTGGGACCAGAACCACTGCCTGCACCGACTG GTATATTTGATGTGGTGATCGTCGCTGGTGGTATGGGTGTTGGTTTCATACCGGCCAGTGTTGTCAGGAAGTTCTGCGATGCTGCCAAACCAG GAGGTTTTGTCTGCATTTCAAAAGGTGACCACACAGCAACACCATCAATTGAATACAGGAAGGAActggagagagagctgcagctgatGGAGGACGAGGGACTGTGGAGTCCAGTAGGAGTCAAAGAGACGGACAAATACATGAAAAACCCACATCTGAATGCTGAGAGAGTCaaggagctgcagcaggaggagcgATACATTAGCGGGAGAGTTTATCTCTACAAGAAATCCATCCATTAA